The region ATCCGGCACAGCAACGCGAAATCGCCAGCGAGGGTGGCCGCGCCGCCCATGAAAAAGGTACAGCCCACGAATTCACGTCGGAAGAAGCACGCCGGGCTGGCAGCCAGAGCCATAAAAACGATGGCAACCGCCAAAGCGCCAGCACGGCGCAAAATCCGGGTGGGCGCGACGACACCAGCATGAAGCAGGACAATCCGAACAAGCAAAGCGGTGGCTCGGGTTCGTCTGGCGGCAGCGGCAGCCGTGGCAGCTAGCGGTAACAGGCGGTAACAAGTGGCAATAGGCGGCAGCGATGCCGCCTTTTTGTAGGATAAATCTTACATATTCATCTGTTGTTTTCTGATGTCTGTCCCCGCCGGCGTGGACTATGCTGAACAGGTTGCAATCACGCAGCACACCATAGACGGAGGTCGACATGGCGCACACTACTCCACCGGGGCCGGCGGACAAGGCGAACAAGGCGGGCAATCCCGGCAATCAGCAAGTTGCCCGCAGGGATGAGGGTAACCGGCAAAGCCACGCGCAGGAAGGCGAGCATTTCGTGCTGGTCGACAGTGAACGGGGACTCGATATCGGCGACGATCTGTTTTCCATCGGCGAAGTGCGGCGCGCCGACCGGCTGCCGCAACACCAGGGCGGCAACGCGGGCCAGAGCCGGCAAAGCGCCGACGATGCGCCCGACACCACCGGCAGCACCGGCGTTTAGTCGGGGTTCCAGGCCGCTTGTGCCAGCCGCAGCACATGCTCGCGCACATCGGCCGGCCATGTTGCTACCTGCGTCAAAAAGGCCGTGCGCTGTCCTGCAAACAGGGCGCGGCTTGCCTCCTCGAAGCCCGCTTCATCACCGGCCAGCGCACTCATGAAGCGGTAGGCCGTTTCACGCGCCTGCCGCTGTTCGTCGACTGCCTTGTTGCCGCGCTGCGCATGTTCCACCAGTTTCCGTAACGCCACCGACGCGCCGCCCGGCTGGGTCGCCAGCCATTCCCAGTGGCGCGGCAGCAGCGTGATTTCGCGCGCCACCACGCCCAGCCTGGGCCGGCCTGCCGTGCGCGGTGTCGCGGGCACGGCAATCTCTTCCACCTGTTCACGCGACTGTGGCAGGCGCTGCAATACCTCGGCCAGGCTGCCGTGCAGGTTCAGGTCGACCTGCTGTCCATTGTCGTCATTGAAAACCAGGATTTGCGCGTCGGGCTCGCGGCTCACGAGCTCCTTCAAGGTTTGCGCCACGGCATGCAAGCTGCCGGCGGCCACCTTGCGCTTGCCGTCAAAGGCGGTGAGGGGTGATGGGGTCATGCTGCCTCCGTATAGGAATGGGATAAGCAGCCAATTCTACCCGGGTTAAAATAAAAGTCAATAATACCCGGGTAAAATTTTTAGAGATCGACGCGGCCGTGTTCGCCCAGGTCTTTCGGCGTGTCGCCCGTGATGGCGGCCTTGGCCATTTCAAAGAACTGGCGCATCTTGCTGACGTCGCTGTCCCAGTATTCGGCCGACTGGATGGTGACCTTGATCAGCGACAGGTGGGGATCGTCGAGTCCGCCCGGGAACCAGGCCTTGACGATGGGGTTCCACAATTCTTCCGCCTTGGCGCGGTCTTTCAGCAACTCGGCGCGGCCGCACACCGACACATACAGGCTGTCGCCCGGTTCGGCGAAGCTGACGTTCACTTGCGGGTTGTTCAGCAAGTCGCGCGTATAGGCTGCCTCGTCCGTGACGAAAAACCAGATCTGGCCTTCGCTGTCGACTTGCTGCTGGGTCAGCGGGCGGCTGGTCAGTGTGCGCGTGTCGTCGCTGGTGGTGAACATGCCAAATTTCACGCTCTTGATCTTGTCGGCAATCAGGGTGATCTGTTCGCTGGTGTAGGAAGTCATGGGATTCTCCGTTGGTGGTTGTGCTGAATGAACAGCATAGGCCGCCTCAGTCTCACGCTCTGTTCGACAGCGTACTTTGACGACAGGTCGCTCATGTTTCAAGCTTGTTACAAAACGTTGTTGTTGGGACACCTTCCGCATATTGACTTAATAAATGATAATCATTATCATTTGTTGGATAATCCGGTTTGACCCCTCTTATTTCCGAAGGATGTGAATGAAGCAAGCTGACGTGTCGCGCAGCAACGCCAGCCGTGCTGTCTGGTTGAAGCAACTGCATCAGTGGCACTGGATCAGCTCGGCGCTATGCCTGCTGGGCATGTTTTTGTTCGCCATCACCGGCATTACCCTTAACCACGCCAGCCAGATCGAAGCCAAGCCCGTCGTTTCGCGCCAGAAGGCGCAACTGCCCGCGCCCCTGGTCACGGAACTGGTCGCCTATGCCGAAAAGCATGATGGCGCCAACGCGCCGATGCCGGCAGCGGCCGAGCGCTGGCTGAAACATCAGTGGTCGCTCAATGCGGGCGGCCGTCCGGCCGAATGGAGCGTCGACGAAGTCTATTTGCCGCTGCCGAAAGCTGGGGGCGACGCCTGGGTGCGCATCGGCCTGGAAGACGGCGCCGCCGAATACGAACTGACGGACCGTGGCTGGATCTCCTGGCTCAACGACGTCCACAAGGGCCGCAACACGGGCGTGGCCTGGTTCTGGTTCATCGATATTTTTGCCGGTCTGTGCATCGTGTTCTGCCTGACCGGGCTCCTGATCCTGAAGTTCCACGCGACCAACCGGCCGTTCACCTGGCCGATGGTGGGCCTCGGTATTTTGATTCCTTGCGCGATCGCGCTGCTGTTTATCCACTGATGTTTTTTCTCCCTTACTTTGACAGGCACACCATGAAATTACGCTACTCCCTTGCGCTCGGTCTTCCCCTGATCGGCACCTCGGCGATGGCGGCCGACCTGGCCCTCAAGCTTGAAATCCCGCAACTGAACGTAGCGGAATACCACCGTCCTTACGTGGCCGCCTGGCTGGAAACGGCCGACCAGAAAGTGGCGGCCAACCTGGCCGTGCTGTACGACGTGAAGAAGAAGGACAAGGCGGGCGAGAAGTGGCTCAAGGACATGCGTTCGTGGTGGCGCAAGAGCGGCCGTGACCTGGCCATGCCGGTCGACGGCGTCAGCGGCGCCACCCGTGCGCCAGGCGAACACAGCCTGACCTTCCCTGGCTCCAAAGCCGTGCTCGACAAGCTGCCGGCCGGTGAGTACCAGCTGGTGGTGGAAGCGGCGCGCGAAGCCGGTGGCCGCGAACTGGTGCGCGTACCGTTCCAGTGGCCGCCGAAGTCGGCCCAGTCCGTCCCTGCCAAAGGCAAGGAAGAACTCGGTAACGTCGTCGTCCAACTCAAACCTTAAGGCGCATCCATCATGCTGAAGCAATTGAACAAACCGCTGATCGCCCTGGCCCTGGCCGGCCTGGCCATGAACGCCCACGCCCACCGTCCGTGGATGGTGCCATCGAGCACGATGGTGGAAAGCAAGGACGCCTGGGTCACGGTCGATGCCGCCGTCTCCGAAGGACTGTTCGAGATCGATCACCAGCCGCTGCGTCTCGATGCGCTGGTCGTCACCGGCCCGGATGGCGCCACCGTCGCGCCCGCCAATGTGGTCACCGGCCGCCTGCGCAGCGTGTTCGACGTCAAGATGGAAAAAGCAGGCACCTACAAGGCCGCCATCGTCTCGCAAAACGTGATGGCCAGCTACAAGGTCAACGGCGAGCAGAAGCGTTTCCGTGGCAACGAGGAAACCTTCAAGAAAG is a window of Janthinobacterium sp. J1-1 DNA encoding:
- a CDS encoding DUF2271 domain-containing protein, producing MKLRYSLALGLPLIGTSAMAADLALKLEIPQLNVAEYHRPYVAAWLETADQKVAANLAVLYDVKKKDKAGEKWLKDMRSWWRKSGRDLAMPVDGVSGATRAPGEHSLTFPGSKAVLDKLPAGEYQLVVEAAREAGGRELVRVPFQWPPKSAQSVPAKGKEELGNVVVQLKP
- a CDS encoding DUF2239 family protein, producing the protein MTPSPLTAFDGKRKVAAGSLHAVAQTLKELVSREPDAQILVFNDDNGQQVDLNLHGSLAEVLQRLPQSREQVEEIAVPATPRTAGRPRLGVVAREITLLPRHWEWLATQPGGASVALRKLVEHAQRGNKAVDEQRQARETAYRFMSALAGDEAGFEEASRALFAGQRTAFLTQVATWPADVREHVLRLAQAAWNPD
- a CDS encoding pyridoxamine 5'-phosphate oxidase family protein, with the protein product MTSYTSEQITLIADKIKSVKFGMFTTSDDTRTLTSRPLTQQQVDSEGQIWFFVTDEAAYTRDLLNNPQVNVSFAEPGDSLYVSVCGRAELLKDRAKAEELWNPIVKAWFPGGLDDPHLSLIKVTIQSAEYWDSDVSKMRQFFEMAKAAITGDTPKDLGEHGRVDL
- a CDS encoding KGG domain-containing protein, which translates into the protein MATSSDNKPGQQGGKASGSAGSGSGNKQSDTSKRGFASMDPAQQREIASEGGRAAHEKGTAHEFTSEEARRAGSQSHKNDGNRQSASTAQNPGGRDDTSMKQDNPNKQSGGSGSSGGSGSRGS
- a CDS encoding PepSY-associated TM helix domain-containing protein, which produces MKQADVSRSNASRAVWLKQLHQWHWISSALCLLGMFLFAITGITLNHASQIEAKPVVSRQKAQLPAPLVTELVAYAEKHDGANAPMPAAAERWLKHQWSLNAGGRPAEWSVDEVYLPLPKAGGDAWVRIGLEDGAAEYELTDRGWISWLNDVHKGRNTGVAWFWFIDIFAGLCIVFCLTGLLILKFHATNRPFTWPMVGLGILIPCAIALLFIH